Proteins encoded by one window of Desulfovibrio ferrophilus:
- a CDS encoding hydantoinase/oxoprolinase family protein, which produces MLLGIDVGGTHTDTVILDDGRVVAEAKIPTDHDDLLSSIQGALDAVLTGMDPAQIRSVNLSTTLSTNAIVENKIEDVGVLVSTGPGIDPENYRVGGHYHVVAGAVDHRGTEVMAPDEQQLEEVALSMEQAGIKVFAAVGKFSTRNPDHERAMAGAVGHAADFVTMGHGVSGVLNFPRRVATAYFNSAVWRTYNDFAWAMQESLTGRGLKAEINILKADGGTLPLAVSRRRPIETILSGPAASVMGMIALCDPRDDSVLLDIGGTTTDIAVFADGSPVIEDQGMTVGSYPTLVKSLKIRSIGVGGDSVIRVNSEGMVTVGPDRKGPALATCGNSKIAKGQACSPALTDALNTLGLSAFGDVEASRRGIRKLAELSDLAPEVLARRAVDNARDKIVAAANDLVDELNDRPVYTILELLKGKTVRPKRYSLMGGPAQAMGPQLEEVLGVPVTLPAHFAVANAIGAALTRTTMDVELFADTQKKRMFIPGLGIATDIPASYTLEQAERDAEKALKDYLVGMGGGETAAEPEISESGSFNMVDDHGTVGRNIRVKCQIQPGIVTRARV; this is translated from the coding sequence ATGCTGCTTGGAATCGATGTTGGTGGCACCCATACCGACACGGTCATTCTGGACGATGGCCGGGTAGTGGCCGAAGCCAAGATCCCCACGGATCACGACGATCTGCTCTCCTCCATTCAGGGCGCACTGGACGCCGTGCTCACCGGTATGGACCCGGCGCAGATCCGCTCGGTCAACCTGTCCACGACCCTGTCCACCAACGCCATCGTCGAAAACAAAATCGAAGACGTGGGCGTGCTGGTCTCCACCGGTCCGGGCATCGACCCGGAAAACTACCGCGTGGGCGGGCACTATCACGTGGTGGCCGGAGCCGTGGACCATCGCGGAACCGAGGTCATGGCCCCGGATGAACAACAGTTGGAGGAAGTGGCCCTGTCCATGGAACAGGCGGGCATCAAGGTCTTTGCGGCGGTGGGCAAATTCTCCACCCGCAACCCGGACCACGAACGCGCCATGGCCGGAGCCGTGGGCCACGCTGCGGACTTCGTGACCATGGGCCACGGCGTGTCCGGGGTGCTCAATTTTCCACGCCGGGTAGCCACAGCCTATTTCAACAGCGCGGTCTGGCGAACCTACAATGACTTTGCCTGGGCCATGCAAGAAAGCCTTACAGGGCGTGGCCTGAAAGCCGAAATCAACATCCTCAAGGCCGATGGTGGCACTCTGCCTCTGGCCGTGTCGCGTCGCCGCCCCATCGAGACGATTCTCTCAGGACCAGCCGCCAGCGTGATGGGCATGATCGCCCTGTGCGATCCGCGTGACGACAGCGTGCTGCTGGATATCGGCGGCACCACCACTGACATTGCCGTGTTTGCCGATGGCTCGCCCGTGATCGAGGATCAGGGCATGACCGTTGGTTCCTACCCCACCCTTGTCAAATCCTTGAAGATCCGCTCCATCGGCGTGGGTGGCGATTCGGTCATTCGCGTCAATTCCGAAGGTATGGTCACCGTGGGACCGGACCGCAAGGGCCCGGCACTGGCCACCTGCGGCAACAGCAAGATCGCCAAAGGACAAGCCTGTTCCCCGGCCCTGACCGATGCTCTGAACACGCTGGGGCTGTCCGCCTTCGGCGATGTGGAGGCCTCGCGCCGTGGTATCCGCAAGCTGGCAGAGCTGTCCGACCTGGCACCCGAGGTGCTGGCCCGGCGCGCCGTGGACAACGCCCGCGACAAGATTGTGGCTGCGGCCAATGATCTGGTGGACGAACTCAACGACCGCCCCGTGTACACCATTCTGGAACTCCTGAAGGGTAAAACCGTGCGCCCCAAGCGCTATTCTCTGATGGGCGGCCCGGCACAGGCCATGGGACCGCAACTGGAAGAGGTGTTGGGCGTGCCCGTGACCCTGCCCGCACACTTTGCCGTGGCCAACGCCATTGGCGCGGCCCTGACCAGGACCACCATGGATGTGGAGCTGTTTGCAGATACCCAGAAAAAACGGATGTTCATCCCTGGCCTGGGCATCGCCACGGATATCCCGGCCAGCTACACGCTGGAACAGGCCGAGCGCGACGCCGAGAAAGCCCTCAAGGATTACCTGGTCGGCATGGGAGGAGGGGAAACCGCAGCGGAACCGGAGATTTCCGAATCCGGCTCCTTCAACATGGTGGATGACCACGGCACAGTGGGCCGCAACATCCGCGTCAAATGCCAGATCCAACCCGGCATCGTGACCCGGGCCCGGGTCTAG
- a CDS encoding PAS domain S-box protein, whose amino-acid sequence MAIDSKDNDVSALLAKIEDLQERLEDAEAQAAVASASGMSPDEAARKFRFIADSSRDFMTLINADYEYEAANAAYLEAAGFSVEQLVGRSVAEVWGGAAIFEETIKPCLDKAFAGEHTGYETWFDFHARGRGYFSVTYSPYVSDSGEITHVAVISHDMTQWKLTKDALQLQERRFKSIVDTIPDLIYRLDNEGRVTFVNKAIVNYGYTPEEVVGRHILELVHPEDRKQAMHRVDERRTGDRRTSSLELRLMTKAGTLVDMELRTDRLQPEPILLFDAEGVYEGVTPVPEAFAGTQGMARDVTEARRAEQLHRERETLYRVMFENTGTGMASIGSDGTIIKINSKFKEICGWTNETVAGTNFLQYVAPEHRTFAGTNHQRRQMGEDVPSEYELDLLSKDGQVIHAFVQVGLLPESGQTIVSVVDITQRVRTEEELRRARDVAEQANRIKNEFLANMSHEVRTPLNGILGMAELVMLGELDEDQLESIEMIRESGRNLLAILNDLLDISKIEAGRLETEKREFSLSDVLRQVQTHFGTQAARQGLEFDIQRDPDAPDALLGDDVRIRQVLFNLVGNSLKFTDEGSIIVRVDRLDTSASDGALRLLFCVEDTGIGISDEFQHVVFEPFTQADGSFTRKYQGTGLGLGIVKRLVTLMEGSVTVDSAEGQGTSVYFSLPVTPAREEPMVPQGQLMINDLPRLRVLVAEDNTVNRIYAERVLAEMGHTVSSVSNGREAVQALSQERFDLVFMDISMPEMDGLEATQLIRESSNGILDPKVPIVAMTAHAMKGDRERFMQAGMDGYVAKPMERDDLVMTILRVLSRSVMGVSG is encoded by the coding sequence ATGGCGATTGACAGCAAGGATAATGACGTTTCTGCACTACTTGCGAAAATTGAGGATTTGCAGGAACGCCTTGAAGATGCCGAGGCGCAGGCGGCTGTGGCCAGCGCTTCGGGCATGTCCCCGGACGAGGCCGCCAGAAAATTCCGATTTATCGCCGATTCATCGCGCGATTTCATGACCCTGATCAATGCGGACTACGAATATGAAGCCGCCAACGCCGCCTATCTCGAAGCCGCAGGTTTCTCCGTGGAACAGCTTGTGGGCCGCAGCGTGGCGGAGGTCTGGGGCGGGGCCGCAATATTCGAGGAGACCATCAAGCCCTGTCTGGACAAGGCCTTTGCCGGTGAGCACACCGGATACGAGACCTGGTTCGATTTTCACGCCCGGGGGCGCGGATATTTCAGCGTCACCTATTCTCCCTACGTCTCCGACAGTGGCGAGATCACTCATGTGGCGGTTATCTCTCATGACATGACCCAATGGAAGTTGACCAAGGATGCCTTGCAGCTTCAGGAGCGACGCTTCAAGTCCATCGTCGACACCATCCCCGACCTGATCTACCGCCTGGACAACGAAGGACGCGTCACCTTCGTCAACAAGGCCATCGTCAACTACGGCTACACTCCCGAAGAGGTTGTGGGCAGGCATATTCTGGAGCTTGTACATCCCGAAGACCGCAAGCAGGCCATGCATAGGGTGGACGAACGCCGCACCGGAGACAGGCGGACCAGCAGCCTTGAACTCAGGCTGATGACCAAGGCCGGAACTCTGGTGGACATGGAGTTGCGTACCGACCGCCTGCAGCCCGAACCGATCCTGCTGTTTGATGCCGAGGGAGTGTACGAGGGAGTCACGCCCGTGCCCGAGGCCTTTGCCGGGACCCAGGGCATGGCCCGGGACGTGACCGAGGCCCGCCGTGCGGAGCAGCTGCACCGCGAGCGCGAGACCCTGTACCGGGTGATGTTCGAGAACACTGGCACGGGCATGGCCAGCATCGGCTCGGATGGAACAATCATCAAGATCAACAGCAAGTTCAAGGAGATCTGCGGCTGGACCAACGAGACGGTGGCAGGCACCAACTTTCTGCAATACGTGGCCCCGGAGCACAGGACGTTTGCCGGTACCAACCATCAGCGGCGTCAGATGGGCGAGGACGTGCCCTCGGAATACGAGCTGGACCTGCTGTCCAAGGATGGTCAGGTCATCCACGCCTTTGTGCAGGTGGGGTTGTTGCCCGAATCCGGGCAGACCATTGTCTCGGTGGTGGACATTACCCAGCGCGTGCGGACCGAGGAAGAATTGCGCCGTGCGCGCGACGTGGCCGAGCAGGCCAACCGCATCAAGAACGAATTTCTGGCCAATATGAGCCACGAGGTGCGCACCCCGCTCAACGGTATTCTGGGTATGGCCGAACTGGTAATGCTGGGCGAGCTGGACGAGGATCAACTCGAAAGCATCGAGATGATTCGTGAGTCCGGGCGCAATCTGTTGGCGATCCTCAACGATCTGTTGGATATCTCGAAGATCGAGGCCGGCCGGCTGGAAACCGAAAAGCGCGAATTCTCCCTGTCCGATGTATTGCGACAGGTCCAGACACATTTCGGGACTCAGGCCGCGCGCCAGGGACTTGAGTTTGACATCCAGCGCGATCCCGACGCCCCGGATGCCCTGCTGGGGGATGATGTCCGCATCCGGCAGGTGCTGTTCAATCTGGTGGGCAATTCCCTGAAATTTACCGACGAAGGGAGCATCATCGTCCGGGTTGACCGGTTGGACACCTCGGCCTCGGACGGGGCGCTGCGGCTATTGTTCTGCGTCGAAGACACGGGCATCGGCATCTCGGATGAATTCCAGCATGTGGTCTTTGAGCCTTTCACCCAGGCTGACGGGTCGTTTACCCGCAAGTATCAGGGCACGGGGTTGGGGCTGGGCATCGTCAAGCGCCTGGTGACGCTGATGGAAGGCTCGGTGACCGTGGATAGTGCCGAGGGCCAGGGTACCAGTGTGTATTTCAGTTTGCCCGTGACCCCGGCTCGCGAGGAGCCCATGGTGCCGCAGGGCCAGCTTATGATCAACGATCTGCCCAGACTCAGGGTGCTGGTGGCCGAAGACAACACCGTGAACCGTATCTATGCGGAGCGGGTGCTGGCGGAGATGGGCCACACAGTCTCGAGTGTTTCCAACGGGCGCGAGGCGGTACAGGCCTTGAGCCAGGAGCGCTTTGATCTGGTGTTCATGGACATTTCCATGCCCGAGATGGATGGCCTGGAGGCGACCCAACTGATTCGCGAAAGCAGCAACGGCATTCTCGATCCCAAGGTGCCTATCGTGGCCATGACCGCCCACGCCATGAAGGGCGACCGCGAGCGGTTCATGCAGGCTGGGATGGATGGTTATGTGGCCAAGCCCATGGAGCGCGATGATCTGGTCATGACCATCCTGCGGGTGCTGTCACGCTCCGTCATGGGGGTGTCCGGATAG
- a CDS encoding DUF2721 domain-containing protein, which produces MDITLTTPAIMFPAITLMMLVYTNRFLGLASLIRGLHQRYEADNDPRVREQIDNLNRRVELLRSMQGFSMGALLCFVLCIFALFLGWQIPGKALFTVGLVLLTASLSQSLREIRISCNALKIQLGDMAKK; this is translated from the coding sequence ATGGATATCACCCTGACGACCCCAGCAATCATGTTCCCGGCCATCACTCTGATGATGCTGGTTTACACCAACCGTTTTCTGGGTCTGGCCTCGCTGATTCGCGGCCTGCACCAACGCTACGAGGCAGACAATGACCCACGCGTGCGTGAACAGATCGATAATCTGAACCGCCGGGTGGAGTTGCTCCGATCCATGCAGGGATTCTCCATGGGTGCGCTGCTGTGCTTTGTACTGTGCATTTTTGCCCTGTTCCTGGGCTGGCAGATTCCGGGCAAAGCGCTGTTCACCGTGGGCCTGGTGCTGCTGACGGCATCATTGTCGCAGTCCCTCAGGGAGATTCGCATCTCCTGCAACGCCCTGAAGATTCAGTTGGGGGATATGGCGAAGAAATAG
- a CDS encoding histone deacetylase, giving the protein MLEAKNRLGIVFFPAYDWAISPTHPEREERLLYTQDQLREEGLFDIDGITEYKPEVASHEDVERTHFCLPDVASIATKSHLISAGGAIKAARLVMEKEEEKAFALVRPPGHHAMKFVHGNRGFCNMNIEAIMLEWIRETYGQKRVAIIDTDCHHGDGTQDIYWHDPNTLFISLHQDGRTIYPGTGFPKDLGGPGALGKTINIPLPPGTSDEGFLHVVDHTILPILEHFKPDLIINSAGQDNHYTDPITNMNFSAQGYALLNQKLNPDLAVLEGGYAIQGALPYVNLGICLAMAGVDYSGVREPNFNAEALRQPQKVTDYIKRLSAETRELYFNPPRDKMKGEVSEGFFVRHKDIFYDTDGISESQVESVMMCDNCPGVLKIESWSTVNPLSVGIEIPIDACERCHGKGLQLFEEAQVKGNYRYMQLINRRDRQYQQYGF; this is encoded by the coding sequence ATGCTAGAAGCCAAGAACAGATTAGGAATAGTCTTCTTCCCTGCCTATGACTGGGCCATCAGCCCCACGCACCCCGAGCGCGAGGAACGCCTGCTCTACACGCAGGATCAATTGCGTGAGGAAGGGCTGTTCGATATCGACGGCATCACCGAATACAAGCCCGAGGTTGCCAGCCACGAGGATGTGGAGCGCACCCATTTCTGCCTGCCAGACGTTGCCAGCATTGCCACCAAGTCGCATTTGATCTCGGCTGGCGGGGCCATCAAGGCCGCACGGCTGGTCATGGAAAAAGAAGAGGAAAAGGCCTTTGCCCTGGTGCGCCCCCCCGGCCACCACGCCATGAAATTCGTGCACGGCAACCGCGGCTTCTGCAACATGAACATCGAAGCCATCATGCTGGAGTGGATCCGCGAGACCTACGGCCAAAAGCGGGTCGCCATCATCGATACGGACTGCCACCACGGCGACGGTACACAGGACATCTACTGGCACGACCCCAACACCCTGTTCATTTCCCTGCATCAGGACGGGCGCACCATCTATCCGGGCACGGGCTTCCCCAAGGATCTGGGCGGACCCGGCGCGCTGGGCAAGACCATCAATATCCCGCTGCCTCCGGGCACCAGTGACGAGGGCTTTCTGCATGTGGTGGATCACACCATCCTGCCCATCCTGGAGCATTTCAAACCCGACCTGATCATCAACTCCGCCGGGCAGGACAATCACTACACCGACCCCATCACCAACATGAACTTCTCGGCTCAGGGCTATGCCTTGCTCAACCAGAAGCTCAACCCGGACCTGGCGGTGCTGGAAGGTGGCTACGCCATCCAAGGCGCGCTGCCCTATGTGAATCTGGGAATCTGTCTGGCCATGGCCGGGGTGGATTATTCCGGGGTGCGCGAGCCGAACTTCAATGCCGAGGCCCTGCGTCAGCCGCAAAAGGTCACGGACTACATCAAACGCCTCTCTGCCGAAACCCGCGAACTGTACTTCAACCCGCCGCGGGACAAGATGAAGGGCGAGGTCTCCGAAGGCTTTTTCGTGCGCCACAAAGACATCTTCTACGACACCGACGGCATCAGTGAATCGCAGGTGGAATCGGTGATGATGTGCGACAACTGCCCGGGCGTGCTGAAGATCGAATCGTGGTCCACGGTGAATCCGCTGTCCGTGGGCATCGAGATTCCCATCGACGCCTGCGAGCGCTGCCACGGCAAGGGTTTGCAGCTGTTCGAGGAAGCGCAGGTCAAGGGCAACTACCGCTATATGCAGCTCATAAACCGCCGCGACCGGCAGTATCAACAGTACGGCTTCTAA
- a CDS encoding response regulator, protein MSKPRILIVDDSVTIRKALLKQLKNLDAEVTQAVDGVKGLEAANAGEFDLIISDVDMPNMNGFDMCQKIKSDPKTGTMPVLILSSRDRDEDIERGFRVGADGYLTKSGGPGQFLNNVRDFLDKMDIIRDRRMLVVDDSPLIRKKVCGSLKKVGYKVMEAENGRQALDILNSDTKIDLIISDIDMPVMDGLQFAKELQSQPHLKMLPLLIMSSQDDRAMIRRMYQLGASAYMVKPFSMEQLQHSVEKLLSDHFQNLLLEKERLRHEHSMMLSSITSLIQALEARDVYTRGHSEAVAEIAVGMGSVMGFAPDELESLEIAARLHDLGKIGIPDSVLLKPGKLTVKEYEVIKTHPTIGAEILKPIPSMEQLIPAVLSHHERMDGKGYPYGIKGDKIPLWARIIAVGDIYHALTSNRPYRDPMPEERVLQIIDDARVGHLCPNCVDVFLKFIEQ, encoded by the coding sequence ATGTCGAAACCCCGGATTCTCATTGTTGACGACAGCGTCACCATCCGCAAAGCGCTCCTGAAGCAGCTCAAGAACCTCGATGCCGAGGTCACTCAGGCCGTGGACGGAGTCAAGGGCTTGGAAGCTGCCAATGCCGGAGAGTTCGACCTCATCATTTCCGATGTGGATATGCCGAACATGAACGGCTTCGACATGTGCCAGAAGATCAAGTCCGATCCCAAGACCGGCACCATGCCCGTCCTTATTCTGAGCTCCCGAGACCGCGACGAGGATATCGAACGCGGTTTCCGTGTGGGGGCAGACGGATATCTGACCAAGTCCGGCGGGCCCGGCCAGTTTCTGAACAATGTGCGCGATTTTCTGGACAAGATGGACATCATTCGCGATCGGCGCATGCTGGTGGTGGATGATTCGCCGCTGATCCGCAAGAAAGTCTGTGGCAGCCTGAAGAAGGTGGGCTACAAGGTCATGGAGGCTGAGAATGGTCGCCAGGCTTTGGATATCCTTAATTCCGATACCAAGATCGATCTGATCATCAGCGACATCGACATGCCGGTCATGGATGGCTTGCAATTCGCCAAGGAACTCCAGTCTCAACCGCACCTGAAAATGCTGCCTCTGCTCATCATGAGTTCCCAGGATGATCGGGCCATGATTCGGCGCATGTACCAGCTGGGTGCATCGGCCTATATGGTCAAGCCCTTCAGCATGGAGCAGTTGCAGCATTCCGTGGAAAAGTTGCTCTCCGACCATTTCCAGAATCTGTTGCTGGAAAAGGAACGCCTGCGCCACGAACATAGCATGATGCTCAGCTCCATCACCAGCCTGATTCAGGCTTTGGAAGCGCGCGACGTGTATACCCGCGGCCATTCCGAGGCCGTTGCCGAGATCGCCGTGGGCATGGGATCGGTCATGGGCTTTGCCCCGGATGAGTTGGAAAGCCTGGAGATCGCCGCCAGGCTGCACGACCTGGGCAAGATCGGCATTCCCGACAGCGTGCTCCTGAAACCCGGCAAGCTTACGGTCAAGGAATACGAGGTCATCAAGACCCACCCCACCATCGGTGCCGAAATCCTGAAGCCCATCCCGAGCATGGAGCAGCTGATTCCCGCCGTGCTCTCGCACCACGAGCGCATGGACGGCAAGGGCTACCCCTATGGCATCAAGGGAGACAAGATTCCGCTCTGGGCGCGGATCATTGCCGTGGGAGATATTTATCATGCTCTGACGAGCAATCGCCCTTACCGCGATCCCATGCCCGAGGAGCGCGTGTTGCAGATCATCGACGACGCCCGGGTCGGGCATCTGTGCCCCAACTGCGTCGATGTGTTTCTGAAGTTCATCGAACAATAA
- a CDS encoding LysE family translocator — protein MDSLWTDFITGCVLGFWAGMSPGPLMTLVVTEAVRGGARAGLRVAAAPLITDFPIVALSVFVLAQMAHMAGVLGAVSLAGGCFILLLAWETWKARPPQPMQQSDLSRSLRKGVITNFLSPHPYLFWMTVGSPLLLKGWSREPAAPFLLLAGFYLCLVGAKISVALLVGRSRNFLQGRTYTLVLRFMAAVLLLFALMFFRDGWRLLTAGTL, from the coding sequence ATGGATTCTCTCTGGACTGATTTCATTACAGGCTGTGTTTTGGGCTTTTGGGCGGGGATGTCACCCGGGCCTTTGATGACATTGGTGGTGACCGAGGCCGTCAGGGGTGGTGCCCGTGCCGGTCTGCGCGTGGCCGCCGCGCCGCTGATTACGGATTTCCCCATTGTGGCGCTTTCTGTATTCGTGCTGGCGCAGATGGCGCACATGGCCGGAGTGCTTGGTGCCGTGTCTCTGGCTGGTGGGTGTTTCATCCTGCTCCTGGCCTGGGAGACCTGGAAGGCCAGACCGCCGCAGCCCATGCAGCAGTCCGATCTGTCCCGTTCCTTGAGAAAGGGAGTGATCACTAATTTTCTGAGTCCGCACCCGTACCTGTTCTGGATGACTGTAGGTTCCCCCTTGCTGCTCAAGGGCTGGTCCCGAGAGCCAGCAGCGCCCTTTCTGCTTCTGGCAGGATTTTATCTCTGTCTGGTGGGAGCCAAGATTTCCGTGGCTCTGCTGGTGGGGCGGTCCCGCAATTTTCTACAGGGGCGGACTTATACCCTGGTTTTACGCTTCATGGCTGCGGTGCTGCTGCTGTTTGCACTGATGTTCTTCAGGGACGGATGGAGACTGTTGACGGCCGGAACGCTTTAA
- a CDS encoding MerR family transcriptional regulator, giving the protein MNTDYNTYKDLASALGVSVPTIKSWRRKFPASLPLLSRGKPLRFAPEALEACRIIRDGYSKGLSSAEIRELLEETLPWTGRSAAQLPTGADSETLTELTRSVHELLQTQRRTADRLERLEQRLGQQLGQMHGHPKLLEELRALKRQNGQTASNPAEQPFPDTLREQTAQPSKATAETNQKSDTPPSIELQKPSLERPQRVVRIRTRSGEYERYALQPLGPEPKPGARPVPAEDFLELPVVTQNAQGEYLGVPGLTVGMLAARLGPGGDWIQRGGLWLLTVQTLPAQTLTLTPTVTPRGNNVAALTRLATPTTELGDEARIAFLRGLRRG; this is encoded by the coding sequence ATGAATACCGATTATAATACTTATAAAGACCTCGCTTCCGCGCTTGGCGTCTCTGTTCCCACCATCAAAAGCTGGCGTCGGAAGTTCCCCGCAAGCCTGCCCCTCTTGAGCCGGGGCAAGCCCCTGCGCTTCGCACCCGAAGCTCTGGAGGCCTGCCGAATCATTCGTGATGGCTACAGCAAAGGGCTCTCGTCCGCTGAAATTCGAGAGTTGCTTGAAGAAACCCTGCCCTGGACGGGCCGAAGCGCAGCACAGCTGCCCACAGGCGCGGACAGCGAAACCCTGACCGAACTGACCCGTAGCGTACATGAATTGCTGCAAACCCAACGCCGCACTGCCGACCGACTTGAACGGCTTGAGCAACGCCTGGGCCAACAATTGGGTCAAATGCATGGGCACCCCAAGCTGCTGGAAGAGTTGCGCGCCCTGAAACGGCAGAACGGACAGACAGCCTCCAACCCCGCTGAACAACCATTCCCTGACACTCTCCGAGAACAGACTGCACAGCCATCAAAGGCCACAGCCGAGACCAACCAGAAATCGGATACGCCTCCGAGCATTGAATTGCAGAAGCCATCCCTCGAGCGCCCCCAGCGCGTGGTGCGCATCCGCACCCGATCCGGGGAATACGAGCGCTATGCCCTGCAACCATTGGGACCGGAACCAAAACCTGGTGCACGCCCAGTGCCTGCCGAAGATTTTCTGGAACTGCCCGTGGTCACGCAAAACGCTCAGGGCGAATATCTCGGAGTGCCGGGACTGACCGTTGGGATGCTAGCCGCACGCCTTGGTCCCGGTGGCGACTGGATCCAGCGCGGAGGACTTTGGCTACTCACAGTGCAGACCCTGCCCGCACAAACCCTGACCCTGACCCCCACGGTCACACCACGCGGCAACAACGTCGCCGCCCTGACACGGCTGGCCACGCCCACTACCGAACTTGGCGACGAAGCGCGCATCGCGTTCCTGCGCGGCCTGCGCAGGGGGTAA
- a CDS encoding bacteriohemerythrin — MPTIIWNDLLATGEPKIDHQHMSLIGIINDFTEAMKAGKGAEVIDECLRGLRDYADTHFECEEAYMARIHFPHLEDHKREHQRLLAEIEGRLDELLNRQPPAREVHVFLKTWLVDHILGWDFNIIQHAKETRE, encoded by the coding sequence ATGCCAACAATCATCTGGAACGACCTGCTGGCTACAGGAGAGCCCAAGATTGACCACCAGCACATGAGTCTGATCGGAATCATCAATGATTTTACGGAGGCCATGAAAGCCGGAAAAGGAGCGGAGGTGATTGACGAATGCCTGCGTGGGCTACGCGACTACGCTGACACCCACTTCGAATGCGAAGAGGCCTACATGGCGCGCATCCATTTCCCCCACCTTGAAGACCACAAACGGGAACACCAACGGCTGCTTGCCGAGATTGAGGGACGCCTGGACGAACTCCTGAACAGGCAGCCTCCCGCCCGTGAGGTTCACGTCTTTCTCAAGACCTGGTTGGTGGACCATATCCTCGGCTGGGACTTCAATATCATTCAGCATGCAAAGGAAACGAGAGAATAG
- a CDS encoding HesA/MoeB/ThiF family protein, with translation MPGPEELVRRAAGRVVDARRPDGTAYRSLPEDVGKVLASELGLPLREIQALCLDAGIVPERYARNLNAHSMPQQARLLRSRAVVVGLGGLGGHVLDTLCRMGVGRIAAADGDSFEQSNLNRQLLSSAATLGQPKAQAALERAAQINPAVELHAEQVFWDERAMESILTGADIVVDALGGLDDRPALARAATGAGVPLVTAAIAGHSGYVATVLPGEAGPTALIGTGAAAEDTLGSPAPAVAIAANLQCAEALRILGGDKPVLAGKMLVFDLVDMTFETMQIA, from the coding sequence ATGCCTGGACCAGAGGAGCTTGTGCGGCGCGCTGCGGGGCGTGTCGTGGATGCCCGCAGGCCGGATGGGACCGCGTATCGCAGCCTGCCCGAGGACGTGGGCAAGGTGCTGGCCAGCGAGCTGGGTCTGCCCCTGCGTGAGATTCAGGCCCTGTGTCTGGATGCCGGGATCGTGCCCGAGCGCTATGCGCGCAACCTGAATGCCCATTCCATGCCGCAGCAGGCGCGCCTGCTGCGCAGCCGGGCCGTGGTGGTAGGGCTGGGTGGCCTTGGGGGCCACGTGCTGGACACTCTGTGTCGCATGGGCGTGGGGCGGATTGCTGCCGCGGATGGGGACTCGTTCGAGCAGAGCAATCTGAATCGCCAGTTGTTGTCGTCTGCTGCGACTCTGGGGCAACCCAAGGCTCAGGCCGCGTTGGAGCGCGCTGCACAGATCAACCCCGCAGTGGAGCTGCACGCCGAGCAGGTCTTTTGGGACGAGCGGGCCATGGAATCCATCCTGACGGGTGCCGATATCGTGGTGGATGCCCTGGGTGGATTGGACGACCGTCCGGCCTTGGCGCGGGCGGCCACAGGAGCCGGAGTGCCACTGGTCACGGCGGCCATTGCCGGCCATTCCGGGTATGTCGCCACAGTATTGCCCGGTGAAGCAGGTCCCACAGCCCTGATTGGCACTGGCGCCGCCGCCGAGGACACCCTGGGCAGCCCTGCCCCGGCCGTGGCCATAGCCGCCAATCTGCAATGCGCCGAGGCCCTGCGCATATTGGGTGGAGATAAGCCGGTGCTGGCGGGGAAGATGCTTGTCTTCGATCTCGTCGACATGACCTTCGAAACCATGCAAATCGCTTAG
- a CDS encoding MoaD/ThiS family protein: MKIDVKCFATLAKFQPEVSDGYEAKDGATIAELIDVLGIDPAEVKIIFLNGKHSAPEVVIAPGDRVGLFPAVGGG, translated from the coding sequence ATGAAAATCGACGTGAAATGTTTTGCCACACTGGCCAAGTTCCAGCCCGAGGTTTCCGATGGCTATGAAGCCAAGGATGGGGCCACCATTGCCGAGCTGATCGATGTCCTTGGCATCGACCCCGCAGAGGTGAAGATCATCTTTTTGAACGGGAAGCACAGCGCGCCCGAGGTGGTCATTGCCCCGGGTGACCGGGTGGGCCTGTTCCCCGCCGTGGGCGGGGGCTGA